One bacterium genomic region harbors:
- a CDS encoding ParB N-terminal domain-containing protein, with protein sequence MSRGKRKTPDAVALGFESDCVTVVVESILPVRALSASVKSSRKYRQITASIKEVGLVEPPVVTRSTGEEDTYMLLDGHIRIEVLKDLGIERVECLISTDDEAFTYNKRISRLAPIQEHKMIRKAIARGVSEEKIALALDLNPRSIVRKAKLLDGICEEAGGILKDKHCATAMFEILRKMKAMRQIEAAELMMNANNYSPAYISAILAGTPQAQLVDTKKPKKMRGITPEAMARMERELARLQEGITSIQDSYGQDHLQLTVIKGYLAKLLGNARIVRYLMQHRPEFFSEFQAITEMASTPPTEAD encoded by the coding sequence ATGAGCCGGGGCAAGCGCAAAACCCCGGACGCGGTTGCGCTCGGTTTTGAGAGCGATTGCGTCACTGTGGTAGTAGAGTCCATCCTGCCCGTGCGCGCCCTCAGCGCATCGGTCAAATCCAGCCGCAAGTACCGCCAGATCACCGCGTCGATCAAAGAGGTTGGCCTGGTCGAGCCGCCGGTGGTCACGAGATCCACAGGTGAGGAAGACACCTATATGCTGCTGGATGGGCATATCCGGATCGAGGTGCTGAAGGATCTCGGCATCGAACGGGTCGAATGTCTGATCTCAACTGACGACGAGGCCTTCACCTACAACAAGCGGATCAGTCGTCTTGCGCCCATCCAGGAGCACAAGATGATCCGCAAGGCCATCGCGCGCGGTGTGTCCGAGGAAAAGATCGCTCTGGCTCTCGACCTCAATCCGCGCAGCATTGTGCGTAAGGCCAAGCTCCTCGACGGGATCTGCGAAGAGGCCGGCGGCATCCTGAAGGACAAACACTGCGCGACCGCCATGTTCGAAATCCTGCGCAAGATGAAAGCCATGCGCCAGATCGAGGCGGCCGAGCTGATGATGAACGCGAACAATTACTCTCCGGCGTACATTTCAGCGATCCTTGCAGGAACGCCACAGGCACAGCTGGTGGACACCAAGAAACCCAAGAAGATGAGGGGTATCACCCCGGAGGCCATGGCCCGAATGGAGCGCGAGCTGGCCCGGCTACAGGAAGGCATCACATCGATCCAAGACTCCTACGGCCAGGACCACCTGCAGCTGACCGTCATCAAGGGGTATCTGGCAAAGCTTCTTGGGAACGCCCGGATCGTCCGGTACCTGATGCAACATCGGCCAGAATTTTTTTCGGAGTTTCAAGCGATCACCGAGATGGCGTCCACC